A genome region from Gossypium hirsutum isolate 1008001.06 chromosome A04, Gossypium_hirsutum_v2.1, whole genome shotgun sequence includes the following:
- the LOC107948531 gene encoding SRSF protein kinase 1 yields MGDKEEEEEWTGTESGDLTSEDEGTEDYRRGGYHAVRIGDTFKNGRYVVQSKLGWGHFSTVWLAWDTHRSCYVALKVQKSAQHYTEAAMDEITILQQIADGDKEDKKCVVKLLDHFKHSGPNGQHVCMVFEYLGDNLLTLIKYSDYRGMPIHMVKEICFHILMGLDYLHRELSIIHTDLKPENILLLSMIDPSKDPRKSGAPLILPNSKDKTVLSTNGDLSRNQKKKFRRKAKRVAEGCLEKEVIAEGDEDPETSCAAKSSPIADSVECATSSGNANRVSDADGTKDSGQVSQVNKRGSRSTRRKLLASVDLKCKLVDFGNACWTYKQFTNDIQTRQYRCPEVILGSKYSTSVDLWSFACICFELATGDVLFDPHSGDNFDRDEDHLALMMELLGMMPRKIALGGRYSRDFFNRYGDLRHIRRLRFWPLNKVLVEKYEFSEQDANEMTNFLVPILDFVPEKRPTAAQCLQHPWINAGPRHLEPSKSSSHNRVVDANVSVKKKSEMDEREAMEVGMGKIAISAESKPAKDLQSSSKSVMATATSSR; encoded by the exons ATGGGGGACAAGGAGGAGGAAGAAGAGTGGACCGGGACTGAGAGCGGGGATTTGACATCGGAAGACGAAGGAACGGAAGATTACCGGCGGGGCGGTTATCACGCTGTTAGAAtcggagacactttcaagaacgGTCGTTACGTTGTACAAAGCAAGCTCGGTTGGGGCCATTTCTCCACCGTTTGGCTCGCTTGGGACACTCACCGCTCC TGTTATGTAGCTTTGAAAGTACAAAAAAGTGCCCAGCATTACACTGAGGCAGCGATGGATGAGATAACAATCTTGCAACAGATTGCGGATGGGgataaagaggataaaaaatgtGTGGTGAAGCTTTTGGATCATTTTAAGCATTCAGGTCCGAATGGGCAGCATGTTTGTATGGTGTTTGAGTACTTGGGAGATAATCTTTTGACTCTCATCAAGTACTCTGATTATCGTGGCATGCCTATTCATATGGTTAAGGAGATATGTTTCCATATTCTAATGGGCTTGGATTACTTGCATAGAGAGCTTTCCATTATACACACTGATCTGAAGCCGgaaaatattttattgttgtCAATGATAGATCCATCCAAGGACCCTAGAAAGTCGGGTGCTCCTCTCATCCTTCCAAATAGTAAGGACAAGACGGTGCTGTCTACTAATGGGGATTTGAGTAGAAATCAGAAGAAAAAGTTTCGGAGAAAGGCTAAGCGAGTGGCTGAGGGATGTCTGGAGAAAGAAGTTATTGCAGAAGGTGATGAGGATCCTGAAACATCTTGTGCAGCTAAATCATCTCCTATTGCGGATTCTGTTGAATGTGCCACTAGTTCCGGCAATGCCAATAGAGTCTCTGATGCTGATGGTACAAAGGATTCTGGTCAAGTAAGTCAAGTTAATAAGAGAGGAAGTCGATCCACAAGGCGGAAACTGTTGGCATCAGTTGACTTGAAATGCAAATTAGTTGACTTTGGGAATGCATGTTGGACATATAAACAATTTACTAATGATATTCAGACAAGACAATATAGGTGTCCTGAGGTGATCCTGGGATCTAAGTATTCTACGTCGGTGGACCTTTGGTCATTTGCTTGCATTTGTTTTGAGCTCGCAACGGGTGATGTACTCTTTGACCCCCATAGTGGTGACAACTTTGACAGAGATGAG GACCACTTAGCCTTGATGATGGAACTTCTAGGAATGATGCCACGCAAG ATTGCCTTGGGTGGCCGTTATTCACGGGACTTCTTTAATCGATATGGTGATTTGAGGCACATACGAAGGTTGCGTTTCTGGCCCTTGAATAAGGTCCTTGTTGAGAAGTACGAGTTCAGCGAACAAGATGCAAATGAAATGACCAACTTCCTGGTTCCCATCCTTGATTTTGTACCTGAGAAGCGTCCCACTGCTGCTCAGTGCCTTCAACATCCATGGATCAATGCAGGCCCTCGACATTTAGAGCCATCAAAGTCTTCATCGCATAATCGAGTTGTGGATGCTAATGTATCTGTGAAAAAGAAGTCAGAGATGGATGAGAGAGAGGCAATGGAAGTTGGAATGGGGAAGATTGCCATCAGTGCAGAATCAAAACCTGCCAAAGATCTCCAGTCTAGTTCGAAATCTGTCATGGCAACAGCTACTTCTTCTAGGTAG
- the LOC107948533 gene encoding protein ROOT PRIMORDIUM DEFECTIVE 1 isoform X3 gives MPIPTLKTILKHQNQCRVIGSRFKTSSVQYVASRFRDPTFEKLMDKYKNLLKVIAIQDLILANPTNNPPSVSLDFLSRLSQKLHLNRGAASFLRKYPHIFHIFYDPNKFQTFCRLTDAAMRVSRQEAEAINASLDVVVDRLVRLLSMSTTKSLPLRAVFKVWRELGLPDDFEDSIISGNSHIFKLVDAHEPNTHILMLTDEMRDKRFVACVENWRVMECCRENSAVDRTEIRYSFKHSYPPGMRLVRDFKAKVKEWQRLPYVGPYEEMGEKKRSKAGIMGLEKRAVAIVHEFLSLTVERMVEVEKISHFRKSLAIDLNIRDLFLDHPGMFYLSTKGKRHTVFLREGYERGCLIDPNPVYNARRKLLDLVVLGRHAMLINNESREKDTLFFLEKDMKGGV, from the exons ATGCCGATTCCTACCCTCAAAACCATATTAAAACACCAAAATCAGTGTCGGGTCATTGGTAGTCGATTCAAAACATCTTCTGTCCAGTATGTAGCATCAAGATTTAGGGACCCTACGTTTGAGAAACTGATGGACAAATACAAAAACCTTCTCAAAGTCATTGCAATACAAGATCTTATCCTTGCAAATCCCACCAATAACCCTCCTTCCGTCTCCCTTGATTTCCTTTCTAGGCTTTCTCAAAAGCTACATTTAAACCGTGGTGCTGCTTCTTTTCTCCGTAAATACCCTCATATTTTCCACATTTTCTATGATCCCAATAAGTTCCAGACTTTCTGTAGATTGACTGATGCTGCTATGCGTGTTTCCCGACAAGAGGCAGAAGCTATCAATGCTTCTTTGGATGTTGTTGTTGACCGTTTAGTTAGGCTTTTGTCAATGTCGACAACTAAATCGTTGCCACTCCGCGCTGTTTTCAAAGTTTGGAGGGAACTTGGGTTGCCTGATGATTTTGAGGACTCAATCATATCTGGAAATTCTCACATATTCAAGCTTGTTGATGCTCATGAACCTAATACTCATATTTTGATGCTGACTGATGAAATGCGTGATAAGAGGTTTGTAGCTTGTGTTGAGAATTGGCGAGTTATGGAGTGCTGTAGGGAAAACAGCGCCGTTGATAGAACCGAAATTCGGTATAGTTTTAAACATAGCTATCCACCAGGGATGAGGTTGGTCAGGGATTTCAAGGCAAAGGTTAAGGAATGGCAAAGGTTGCCATATGTGGGGCCTTATGAGGAGATGGGAGAAAAGAAGAGGTCTAAGGCAGGAATAATGGGATTAGAAAAACGGGCAGTGGCGATAGTACATGAGTTCTTGAGCTTGACAGTGGAGCGGATGGTGGAGGTGGAGAAGATTAGCCATTTTAGGAAATCATTGGCCATTGATTTGAACATAAGGGATTTGTTCCTGGACCACCCGGGGATGTTTTATTTGTCAACCAAGGGAAAAAGACACACTGTTTTTCTTAGAGAAGGATATGAAAGGGGGTGTTTGATTGACCCAAATCCAGTCTATAATGCAAGGAGAAAACTTCTAGATCTAGTTGTGCTGGGACGCCATGCCATGTTAATCAACAATGAATCAAG GGAAAAAGACACACTGTTTTTCTTAGAGAAGGATATGAAAGGGGGTGTTTGA
- the LOC107948533 gene encoding protein ROOT PRIMORDIUM DEFECTIVE 1 isoform X5 has protein sequence MPIPTLKTILKHQNQCRVIGSRFKTSSVQYVASRFRDPTFEKLMDKYKNLLKVIAIQDLILANPTNNPPSVSLDFLSRLSQKLHLNRGAASFLRKYPHIFHIFYDPNKFQTFCRLTDAAMRVSRQEAEAINASLDVVVDRLVRLLSMSTTKSLPLRAVFKVWRELGLPDDFEDSIISGNSHIFKLVDAHEPNTHILMLTDEMRDKRFVACVENWRVMECCRENSAVDRTEIRYSFKHSYPPGMRLVRDFKAKVKEWQRLPYVGPYEEMGEKKRSKAGIMGLEKRAVAIVHEFLSLTVERMVEVEKISHFRKSLAIDLNIRDLFLDHPGMFYLSTKGKRHTVFLREGYERGCLIDPNPVYNARRKLLDLVVLGRHAMLINNESRWS, from the exons ATGCCGATTCCTACCCTCAAAACCATATTAAAACACCAAAATCAGTGTCGGGTCATTGGTAGTCGATTCAAAACATCTTCTGTCCAGTATGTAGCATCAAGATTTAGGGACCCTACGTTTGAGAAACTGATGGACAAATACAAAAACCTTCTCAAAGTCATTGCAATACAAGATCTTATCCTTGCAAATCCCACCAATAACCCTCCTTCCGTCTCCCTTGATTTCCTTTCTAGGCTTTCTCAAAAGCTACATTTAAACCGTGGTGCTGCTTCTTTTCTCCGTAAATACCCTCATATTTTCCACATTTTCTATGATCCCAATAAGTTCCAGACTTTCTGTAGATTGACTGATGCTGCTATGCGTGTTTCCCGACAAGAGGCAGAAGCTATCAATGCTTCTTTGGATGTTGTTGTTGACCGTTTAGTTAGGCTTTTGTCAATGTCGACAACTAAATCGTTGCCACTCCGCGCTGTTTTCAAAGTTTGGAGGGAACTTGGGTTGCCTGATGATTTTGAGGACTCAATCATATCTGGAAATTCTCACATATTCAAGCTTGTTGATGCTCATGAACCTAATACTCATATTTTGATGCTGACTGATGAAATGCGTGATAAGAGGTTTGTAGCTTGTGTTGAGAATTGGCGAGTTATGGAGTGCTGTAGGGAAAACAGCGCCGTTGATAGAACCGAAATTCGGTATAGTTTTAAACATAGCTATCCACCAGGGATGAGGTTGGTCAGGGATTTCAAGGCAAAGGTTAAGGAATGGCAAAGGTTGCCATATGTGGGGCCTTATGAGGAGATGGGAGAAAAGAAGAGGTCTAAGGCAGGAATAATGGGATTAGAAAAACGGGCAGTGGCGATAGTACATGAGTTCTTGAGCTTGACAGTGGAGCGGATGGTGGAGGTGGAGAAGATTAGCCATTTTAGGAAATCATTGGCCATTGATTTGAACATAAGGGATTTGTTCCTGGACCACCCGGGGATGTTTTATTTGTCAACCAAGGGAAAAAGACACACTGTTTTTCTTAGAGAAGGATATGAAAGGGG GTGTTTGATTGACCCAAATCCAGTCTATAATGCAAGGAGAAAACTTCTAGATCTAGTTGTGCTGGGACGCCATGCCATGTTAATCAACAATGAATCAAG ATGGAGTTGA
- the LOC107948533 gene encoding protein ROOT PRIMORDIUM DEFECTIVE 1 isoform X4: protein MPIPTLKTILKHQNQCRVIGSRFKTSSVQYVASRFRDPTFEKLMDKYKNLLKVIAIQDLILANPTNNPPSVSLDFLSRLSQKLHLNRGAASFLRKYPHIFHIFYDPNKFQTFCRLTDAAMRVSRQEAEAINASLDVVVDRLVRLLSMSTTKSLPLRAVFKVWRELGLPDDFEDSIISGNSHIFKLVDAHEPNTHILMLTDEMRDKRFVACVENWRVMECCRENSAVDRTEIRYSFKHSYPPGMRLVRDFKAKVKEWQRLPYVGPYEEMGEKKRSKAGIMGLEKRAVAIVHEFLSLTVERMVEVEKISHFRKSLAIDLNIRDLFLDHPGMFYLSTKGKRHTVFLREGYERGCLIDPNPVYNARRKLLDLVVLGRHAMLINNESRWS from the exons ATGCCGATTCCTACCCTCAAAACCATATTAAAACACCAAAATCAGTGTCGGGTCATTGGTAGTCGATTCAAAACATCTTCTGTCCAGTATGTAGCATCAAGATTTAGGGACCCTACGTTTGAGAAACTGATGGACAAATACAAAAACCTTCTCAAAGTCATTGCAATACAAGATCTTATCCTTGCAAATCCCACCAATAACCCTCCTTCCGTCTCCCTTGATTTCCTTTCTAGGCTTTCTCAAAAGCTACATTTAAACCGTGGTGCTGCTTCTTTTCTCCGTAAATACCCTCATATTTTCCACATTTTCTATGATCCCAATAAGTTCCAGACTTTCTGTAGATTGACTGATGCTGCTATGCGTGTTTCCCGACAAGAGGCAGAAGCTATCAATGCTTCTTTGGATGTTGTTGTTGACCGTTTAGTTAGGCTTTTGTCAATGTCGACAACTAAATCGTTGCCACTCCGCGCTGTTTTCAAAGTTTGGAGGGAACTTGGGTTGCCTGATGATTTTGAGGACTCAATCATATCTGGAAATTCTCACATATTCAAGCTTGTTGATGCTCATGAACCTAATACTCATATTTTGATGCTGACTGATGAAATGCGTGATAAGAGGTTTGTAGCTTGTGTTGAGAATTGGCGAGTTATGGAGTGCTGTAGGGAAAACAGCGCCGTTGATAGAACCGAAATTCGGTATAGTTTTAAACATAGCTATCCACCAGGGATGAGGTTGGTCAGGGATTTCAAGGCAAAGGTTAAGGAATGGCAAAGGTTGCCATATGTGGGGCCTTATGAGGAGATGGGAGAAAAGAAGAGGTCTAAGGCAGGAATAATGGGATTAGAAAAACGGGCAGTGGCGATAGTACATGAGTTCTTGAGCTTGACAGTGGAGCGGATGGTGGAGGTGGAGAAGATTAGCCATTTTAGGAAATCATTGGCCATTGATTTGAACATAAGGGATTTGTTCCTGGACCACCCGGGGATGTTTTATTTGTCAACCAAGGGAAAAAGACACACTGTTTTTCTTAGAGAAGGATATGAAAGGGGGTGTTTGATTGACCCAAATCCAGTCTATAATGCAAGGAGAAAACTTCTAGATCTAGTTGTGCTGGGACGCCATGCCATGTTAATCAACAATGAATCAAG ATGGAGTTGA
- the LOC107948533 gene encoding protein ROOT PRIMORDIUM DEFECTIVE 1 isoform X2, whose product MPIPTLKTILKHQNQCRVIGSRFKTSSVQYVASRFRDPTFEKLMDKYKNLLKVIAIQDLILANPTNNPPSVSLDFLSRLSQKLHLNRGAASFLRKYPHIFHIFYDPNKFQTFCRLTDAAMRVSRQEAEAINASLDVVVDRLVRLLSMSTTKSLPLRAVFKVWRELGLPDDFEDSIISGNSHIFKLVDAHEPNTHILMLTDEMRDKRFVACVENWRVMECCRENSAVDRTEIRYSFKHSYPPGMRLVRDFKAKVKEWQRLPYVGPYEEMGEKKRSKAGIMGLEKRAVAIVHEFLSLTVERMVEVEKISHFRKSLAIDLNIRDLFLDHPGMFYLSTKGKRHTVFLREGYERGCLIDPNPVYNARRKLLDLVVLGRHAMLINNESRSVENCQTQKPGLLDEGRDESI is encoded by the exons ATGCCGATTCCTACCCTCAAAACCATATTAAAACACCAAAATCAGTGTCGGGTCATTGGTAGTCGATTCAAAACATCTTCTGTCCAGTATGTAGCATCAAGATTTAGGGACCCTACGTTTGAGAAACTGATGGACAAATACAAAAACCTTCTCAAAGTCATTGCAATACAAGATCTTATCCTTGCAAATCCCACCAATAACCCTCCTTCCGTCTCCCTTGATTTCCTTTCTAGGCTTTCTCAAAAGCTACATTTAAACCGTGGTGCTGCTTCTTTTCTCCGTAAATACCCTCATATTTTCCACATTTTCTATGATCCCAATAAGTTCCAGACTTTCTGTAGATTGACTGATGCTGCTATGCGTGTTTCCCGACAAGAGGCAGAAGCTATCAATGCTTCTTTGGATGTTGTTGTTGACCGTTTAGTTAGGCTTTTGTCAATGTCGACAACTAAATCGTTGCCACTCCGCGCTGTTTTCAAAGTTTGGAGGGAACTTGGGTTGCCTGATGATTTTGAGGACTCAATCATATCTGGAAATTCTCACATATTCAAGCTTGTTGATGCTCATGAACCTAATACTCATATTTTGATGCTGACTGATGAAATGCGTGATAAGAGGTTTGTAGCTTGTGTTGAGAATTGGCGAGTTATGGAGTGCTGTAGGGAAAACAGCGCCGTTGATAGAACCGAAATTCGGTATAGTTTTAAACATAGCTATCCACCAGGGATGAGGTTGGTCAGGGATTTCAAGGCAAAGGTTAAGGAATGGCAAAGGTTGCCATATGTGGGGCCTTATGAGGAGATGGGAGAAAAGAAGAGGTCTAAGGCAGGAATAATGGGATTAGAAAAACGGGCAGTGGCGATAGTACATGAGTTCTTGAGCTTGACAGTGGAGCGGATGGTGGAGGTGGAGAAGATTAGCCATTTTAGGAAATCATTGGCCATTGATTTGAACATAAGGGATTTGTTCCTGGACCACCCGGGGATGTTTTATTTGTCAACCAAGGGAAAAAGACACACTGTTTTTCTTAGAGAAGGATATGAAAGGGG GTGTTTGATTGACCCAAATCCAGTCTATAATGCAAGGAGAAAACTTCTAGATCTAGTTGTGCTGGGACGCCATGCCATGTTAATCAACAATGAATCAAGGTCAGTGGAAAATTGTCAGACTCAGAAACCTGGTTTACTAGATGAGGGTAGGGATGAAAGTATTTAG
- the LOC107948533 gene encoding protein ROOT PRIMORDIUM DEFECTIVE 1 isoform X1, translating into MPIPTLKTILKHQNQCRVIGSRFKTSSVQYVASRFRDPTFEKLMDKYKNLLKVIAIQDLILANPTNNPPSVSLDFLSRLSQKLHLNRGAASFLRKYPHIFHIFYDPNKFQTFCRLTDAAMRVSRQEAEAINASLDVVVDRLVRLLSMSTTKSLPLRAVFKVWRELGLPDDFEDSIISGNSHIFKLVDAHEPNTHILMLTDEMRDKRFVACVENWRVMECCRENSAVDRTEIRYSFKHSYPPGMRLVRDFKAKVKEWQRLPYVGPYEEMGEKKRSKAGIMGLEKRAVAIVHEFLSLTVERMVEVEKISHFRKSLAIDLNIRDLFLDHPGMFYLSTKGKRHTVFLREGYERGCLIDPNPVYNARRKLLDLVVLGRHAMLINNESRSVENCQTQKPCLQDEGKKTHCFS; encoded by the exons ATGCCGATTCCTACCCTCAAAACCATATTAAAACACCAAAATCAGTGTCGGGTCATTGGTAGTCGATTCAAAACATCTTCTGTCCAGTATGTAGCATCAAGATTTAGGGACCCTACGTTTGAGAAACTGATGGACAAATACAAAAACCTTCTCAAAGTCATTGCAATACAAGATCTTATCCTTGCAAATCCCACCAATAACCCTCCTTCCGTCTCCCTTGATTTCCTTTCTAGGCTTTCTCAAAAGCTACATTTAAACCGTGGTGCTGCTTCTTTTCTCCGTAAATACCCTCATATTTTCCACATTTTCTATGATCCCAATAAGTTCCAGACTTTCTGTAGATTGACTGATGCTGCTATGCGTGTTTCCCGACAAGAGGCAGAAGCTATCAATGCTTCTTTGGATGTTGTTGTTGACCGTTTAGTTAGGCTTTTGTCAATGTCGACAACTAAATCGTTGCCACTCCGCGCTGTTTTCAAAGTTTGGAGGGAACTTGGGTTGCCTGATGATTTTGAGGACTCAATCATATCTGGAAATTCTCACATATTCAAGCTTGTTGATGCTCATGAACCTAATACTCATATTTTGATGCTGACTGATGAAATGCGTGATAAGAGGTTTGTAGCTTGTGTTGAGAATTGGCGAGTTATGGAGTGCTGTAGGGAAAACAGCGCCGTTGATAGAACCGAAATTCGGTATAGTTTTAAACATAGCTATCCACCAGGGATGAGGTTGGTCAGGGATTTCAAGGCAAAGGTTAAGGAATGGCAAAGGTTGCCATATGTGGGGCCTTATGAGGAGATGGGAGAAAAGAAGAGGTCTAAGGCAGGAATAATGGGATTAGAAAAACGGGCAGTGGCGATAGTACATGAGTTCTTGAGCTTGACAGTGGAGCGGATGGTGGAGGTGGAGAAGATTAGCCATTTTAGGAAATCATTGGCCATTGATTTGAACATAAGGGATTTGTTCCTGGACCACCCGGGGATGTTTTATTTGTCAACCAAGGGAAAAAGACACACTGTTTTTCTTAGAGAAGGATATGAAAGGGGGTGTTTGATTGACCCAAATCCAGTCTATAATGCAAGGAGAAAACTTCTAGATCTAGTTGTGCTGGGACGCCATGCCATGTTAATCAACAATGAATCAAGGTCAGTGGAAAATTGTCAGACTCAGAAACCTTGTTTACAAGATGAGG GGAAAAAGACACACTGTTTTTCTTAG
- the LOC107948534 gene encoding sulfite exporter TauE/SafE family protein 4, with translation MGTKGFVLYLLTGFSAAILSLLFINNTTMDHNSTLFNTPHLTTVEVWPELEFNWRLVLATVIGFVGSACGTVGGVGGGGIFVPMLTLIVGFDTKSAAAISKCMIMGASAASVWYNVRVQHPTKEVPIIDYELALLFQPMLMLGITVGVSLSVVFPYWLITVLIIILFIGTSSRSFYKGIEMWKEETILKKELTRQQGTVNSRGELLIDAEYEPLVPREEKSTLEILCLNLRWKRLLVLTTVWFLFTLIQVIKNDLVPCTTLYWVLFCLQFPIAVLVFGYEAMKLWRENRKRMMTGNTESICEASIQWSTLNITFCALCGILGGTVGGLLGSGGGFILGPLLLEIGVIPQVASATATFVMMFSSSLSVVEFYLLKRFPIPYALYLMGVSILAGFWGQYLVRKIILILRRASIIVFILSGVIFASALTMGVIGIETTIGMINNHEFMGFLDFCSSQ, from the exons ATGGGTACCAAAGGATTCGTTTTATATCTGCTGACAGGTTTCTCAGCAGCCATTCTATCTTTGCTGTTCATCAACAACACTACCATGGACCATAACTCAACTCTTTTCAACACCCCACACTTAACAACTGTAGAAGTTTGGCCT GAATTGGAGTTTAACTGGAGGCTTGTACTGGCAACAGTGATAGGATTTGTGGGATCAGCATGTGGAACTGTAGGTGGCGTTGGAGGCGGCGGTATTTTTGTTCCAATGCTGACTTTGATTGTGGGATTTGATACCAAATCTGCTGCTGCTATTTCCAAAT GCATGATAATGGGGGCATCCGCAGCATCTGTTTGGTACAATGTCCGAGTGCAACATCCAACAAAAGAAGTGCCcattattgattatgagttggcTCTTCTCTTTCAGCCTATGTTGATGCTTGGTATCACTGTTGGAGTTTCCTTGAGTGTTGTTTTCCCTTATTGGCTCATTACTGTGCTCATCATCATACTCTTCATTGGCACCTCTTCAAGATCTTTCTACAAGGGCATTGAAATGTGGAAGGAAGAAACAATTTTGAAG AAAGAACTCACCAGGCAACAAGGAACAGTTAATTCCAGGGGTGAAC TGCTGATAGATGCAGAGTACGAACCATTGGTCCCAAGAGAAGAGAAATCAACACTG GAAATATTATGTTTGAATCTAAGGTGGAAAAGGCTTTTGGTATTGACTACTGTTTGGTTCCTTTTCACACTTATTCAAGTCATCAAG AATGATTTGGTTCCATGTACCACGTTGTATTGGGTGCTGTTTTGCTTACAG TTTCCCATAGCAGTATTGGTTTTTGGATATGAAGCAATGAAATTGTGGAGAGAAAACAGGAAGAGAATGATGACAGGGAACACTGAATCCATTTGTGAAGCTTCGATTCAATGGAGTACATTGAACATTACATTTTGCGCACTGTGCGGCATCTTGGGTGGCACCGTCGGTGGGTTGCTTGGTTCAGGTGGAGGCTTCATTTTGGGTCCTCTGCTCCTGGAGATTGGTGTCATTCCACAG GTGGCAAGTGCAACAGCGACATTTGTGATGATGTTCTCATCATCCTTATCCGTAGTGGAATTCTATTTGCTCAAAAGGTTCCCAATCCCTTATG CATTGTATTTGATGGGAGTATCGATTTTGGCTGGCTTTTGGGGACAGTATCTCGtaagaaaaattatattaatccTAAGAAGAGCTTCCATTATTGTATTCATCCTATCTGGTGTCATCTTTGCAAGTGCTCTCACAATGG GGGTGATTGGCATTGAAACAACCATTGGAATGATAAACAACCATGAATTCATGGGGTTTTTAGACTTTTGCAGCAGTCAATGA